A genomic window from Phoenix dactylifera cultivar Barhee BC4 unplaced genomic scaffold, palm_55x_up_171113_PBpolish2nd_filt_p 000312F, whole genome shotgun sequence includes:
- the LOC103723343 gene encoding calcium-dependent protein kinase 26-like → MAVAQGNSIGPLYNSYKVPGLVDPILETPHISNLGDRYVLGEQLGWGQFGVIRACSDMLTGQTLACKSIAKDRLVSSDDLRSVKLEIEVMARLSGHPNVVALKAVYEEEDYVHLVMELCAGGELFHRLEKHGRFSEHEAAILFRHLMEVVMYCHDKGIVHRDLKPENILLATKSSSSPIKLADFGLATYIKPGQSLYGTVGSPFYIAPEVLAGGYNEAADVWSAGVILYILLSGMPPFGGKTKSRIFELVRSAELQFPSEPWGGVSQSAKDLIAGMLCRDPAQRLTAKEVLDHSWIKEHVEQPNVPCGHCNDINLGRGDLGSCSFSTPLVNASRDVSFSTLSPTPCQTQADHSSPAFSCRSSFSTFVVDASALSHTVGLSFHSSFESNSLEFSSPIPLMPSFAFFSPRNDQENLLGFTSDRSKANTIQRDSSFGKLFMPPDLTAFLRHDVRKSEHKGAEVRKGTTALSRTAGIHKRRNHTIGLGEHEQQLDLMVSESVIRWASCTHLSSTPSLRSSLVC, encoded by the exons ATGGCTGTTGCCCAAGGCAACAGCATTGGCCCACTCTACAACTCTTACAAGGTCCCTGGCCTCGTCGATCCAATCCTTGAAACCCCGCATATTTCCAACCTCGGAGATAGATACGTTTTAGGGGAACAATTGGGCTGGGGCCAGTTTGGGGTAATCCGGGCATGCTCTGACATGCTCACGGGGCAGACCCTTGCCTGCAAGTCCATAGCCAAAGACCGACTTGTCTCCTCAGATGACCTCCGCAGCGTCAAGCTCGAGATCGAGGTCATGGCCCGGCTCTCTGGCCACCCTAATGTCGTCGCCCTCAAGGCTGTCTATGAGGAGGAAGACTACGTTCACCTTGTCATGGAGCTGTGTGCTGGTGGGGAGCTCTTCCACCGCCTCGAGAAACACGGCCGCTTCTCGGAGCATGAGGCAGCCATCCTGTTCCGGCATCTCATGGAGGTGGTGATGTATTGCCATGACAAAGGCATTGTCCACAGGGACCTCAAGCCAGAGAACATTCTGCTGGCCACGAAGTCATCGTCTTCACCCATCAAGCTGGCAGATTTTGGGCTTGCCACCTATATCAAACCTG GGCAGAGCTTATATGGGACTGTTGGAAGTCCCTTTTACATAGCTCCGGAAGTACTTGCAGGGGGATACAATGAAGCCGCTGATGTATGGAGTGCAGGGGTTATTCTTTACATTCTTCTCAGTGGAATGCCACCCTTTGGGGGAAAGACCAAGTcgagaatttttgagttggttAGATCTGCTGAGCTACAGTTCCCATCTGAGCCATGGGGTGGTGTATCCCAATCTGCGAAGGATTTGATAGCTGGAATGCTATGTAGGGATCCTGCTCAAAGGCTTACAGCCAAAGAGGTTCTAG ATCATTCCTGGATTAAAGAACATGTAGAGCAACCAAATGTTCCTTGTGGTCACTGCAATGATATAAATTTGGGACGTGGAGACTTGGGAAGTTGTTCTTTCTCTACCCCACTTGTCAATGCAAGTCGTGATGTCAGCTTTAGTACCCTTTCCCCTACTCCCTGCCAAACTCAGGCAGATCATTCTTCCCCTGCATTCTCTTGCAGATCATCATTCTCTACTTTTGTTGTTGATGCCTCTGCTCTCTCCCATACTGTTGGTTTATCTTTCCACAGCAGCTTTGAGTCAAACAGTCTCGAATTCTCGTCCCCGATTCCATTGATGCCTAGTTTTGCTTTCTTCAGTCCTCGGAATGATCAAGAAAACCTTTTGGGTTTCACAAGTGACAGATCAAAGGCCAACACAATTCAGAGAG ACTCCAGCTTTGGGAAGCTCTTCATGCCTCCCGATCTTACAGCTTTCTTGAGACATGATGTTAGAAAATCAGAACACAAGGGGGCTGAGGTTAGAAAGGGCACGACAGCTTTATCCAGAACTGCCGGTATCCACAAGAGG